A single window of Rana temporaria chromosome 1, aRanTem1.1, whole genome shotgun sequence DNA harbors:
- the LOC120911556 gene encoding extensin-like: MATLEPEPQHSEASNANATRPLAEQPPVNIAHIGPPRALRRRAPAPDPALDRMLDIMTNMSDRMSNRSYGQNVAKCLGELIDKVPPNLQAVVLSCTARYISTFIPPTEADDLSEPPPPYGPYANKRTEHVPTPPTTHFSPPPVTLWTGPQLSDQPPRPTPPPTSAHHPFTTTLSHLPPVPTPSTHTSLNPFPYTQPSSYHPHSPFPHLSTPPVTYSTLPPTTLSSYHPPPSTYPALTTTPTSHYPHRPRQSTFRNAPTRTPPPPQATPPSNWSGEDSTTSTWPPFAHALSVAMSPHGEEDSSPNLQQL, encoded by the coding sequence ATGGCTACTCTGGAGCCGGAACCGCAGCACTCCGAGGCATCAAATGCTAATGCAACAAgaccacttgcagagcagcccccAGTTAACATTGCGCATATTGGACCTCCGCGTGCTCTGCGTAGGAGGGCTCCTGCTCCGGATCCAGCCCTGGATCGTATGTTGGACATTATGACCAACATGTCTGACCGGATGAGCAATAGATCGTATGGGCAAAATGTAGCAAAATGTCTGGGGGAACTAATCGACAAAGTTCCCCCAAATCTGCAAGCGGTGGTGCTGTCCTGTACGGCTAGATACATCTCGACATTTATACCCCCGACAGAAGCTGACGATTTATCCGAACCACCACCACCCTATGGCCCATATGCCAATAAACGGACCGAGCATGTCCCAACACCACCCACGACCCATTTCTCCCCACCACCCGTTACCCTTTGGACAGGACCACAGCTTTCCGACCAACCTCCTCGACCAACACCACCACCGACTTCTGCGCACCATCCTTTCACCACCACTCTATCTCATTTACCTCCTGTGCCAACACCTTCCACTCACACTTCTCTGAATCCTTTTCCTTATACACAACCTTCTTCTTACCACCCTCATTCTCCTTTTCCTCATCTCTCAACACCACCTGTCACATACAGTACTCTGCCTCCTACAacactttcttcttaccacccacCACCTTCTACTTACCCTGCGTTAACGACTACACCTACATCACATTACCCACATCGACCGAGACAATCGACTTTCAGGAATGCCCCAACacgaacaccaccaccaccacaagcaaCACCACCTTCCAATTGGTCAGGGGAAGACAGCACCACCTCCACTTGGCCCCCTTTTGCCCACGCACTGTCGGTCGCCATGTCACCGCACGGGGAAGAGGACTCCTCCCCAAATTTACAGCAATTGTAA